Within Microbacterium proteolyticum, the genomic segment GCGCATCCTCATCCACGCCGGGAGCGGCGGGGTGGGGCACTTCGCGGTGCAGTTCGCCGCCTACTTCGGTGCGCACGTCATCGCCACCGGGTCGCCCCGCAACCTCGACTGGCTCCGCGAGCTGGGTGCGGCGGAGGTCGTGGACCATACCGCGGTGCGGTTCGAGGATGCCATCGCCGCCGTCGACGTCGTCGTCGACCTCGTGGGCAACGTTCACGACGACACCGGCACGCGGTCCCTCGAGGTGCTGCGTCCGGGGGGATTGCTCATCGAGGTCCCGACGGGCGCGTGGACCGGCTTCCGCGAAGCGGCCTCGGCGCGCGGCATCCGCTCGACCGGGTACAAGGTGATCCCCGACGGGAGCGCACTGGCGACGATCGCGCGCCTCCTGGATTCGGGAGCCGTGCGCGTCTTCGTCGACCGCGTCTTCGATCTCGAGGATGCCGCCGACGCCCACCGCGAGCTCGAGAAGGGGCACACGCGCGGCAAGATCGTGCTGCGCGTCAGCGACGACTGATCCCGTCGGCCGCGAGCACCTGTCGCCCCTCGGCCACGACCTCGTCGGCGACCTCGTCGAGGAGCGGCGAGGTGAGGTTCCACTGCTGCCAGAACAGCGGCACGTCGACCGGGTCGCCGCCGAGGCGCACGAGCGTCCCCTTCGCGAGTCCGTCGGCCGATTGAAATCCGGGCAGCAGCCCCCACCCGAGACCGAGCGACACCGCTGTCGCGAAGTCCTGCGAGGCGGGCACCCGGTGCCGCGGCGGCTCCGCCACGGGCACACCCCGCGCCGCGAGCCACTGCGTCTGCAGGTCGTCCCGCCGGTCGAAGTCGACGACCGGTGCCGCGGCGAGGCCTGCGACGTCGACGCCCTCGGGGAACCAGCGCGCGGCGAATCCGGCCGACGCGACGGCTTCGTAGCGCAGGACGCCCAGGCTTCGCACGCGACACCCGGTCACGGGCGTCTCGCGCGACGTGACCGCCGCCATGACCGCCCCCGACTCGAGGAGCCCGGCCGTGAAGTCCTGGTCGTCGCGGTGCAGGTCGAACACGACGGAGCGTCGTTCCGCGACGCGCTGGAGCGGCGGCAGGAACCATGTCGCGAGCGAATCGGCGTTCACCGCCAGAGGCAGGGATGCCACGGACCCGCCGTCCGCCCCGATCGCCGTCAGCGCATCGTGCTCGAGGAGGGCGAG encodes:
- a CDS encoding LysR family transcriptional regulator ArgP; the protein is MPIPLDLARTLATVVDEGTLDAAARRLHLTPSAVSQRLRALEDQLGRVVLVRSKPVRATAAGDAVIRLARQLALLEHDALTAIGADGGSVASLPLAVNADSLATWFLPPLQRVAERRSVVFDLHRDDQDFTAGLLESGAVMAAVTSRETPVTGCRVRSLGVLRYEAVASAGFAARWFPEGVDVAGLAAAPVVDFDRRDDLQTQWLAARGVPVAEPPRHRVPASQDFATAVSLGLGWGLLPGFQSADGLAKGTLVRLGGDPVDVPLFWQQWNLTSPLLDEVADEVVAEGRQVLAADGISRR
- a CDS encoding NADP-dependent oxidoreductase; its protein translation is MRFRSSRPEASVEAPGPTLPETMRAAVLDAPGEPDALHAATVPVPTPILSEVLVRIVAAGINPIDAKTRAGRGACGAITSWPATLGYDFSGVVVQAPYEGHPFPPGTEVFGMTPTPRTPGTYAEYAVVPSLSLARKPTSLSHVEAAGVPLAALTAWGLVVETALAHANQRILIHAGSGGVGHFAVQFAAYFGAHVIATGSPRNLDWLRELGAAEVVDHTAVRFEDAIAAVDVVVDLVGNVHDDTGTRSLEVLRPGGLLIEVPTGAWTGFREAASARGIRSTGYKVIPDGSALATIARLLDSGAVRVFVDRVFDLEDAADAHRELEKGHTRGKIVLRVSDD